The genomic region ATGGCGCTCCCGGCCCGTCGCGGCGAGGGGATGGCGGCTGCCGCCGCCGGCGCCTGCTCCATCTTCACCATTTTCTCGGGGAACCCCGTGTTCCCCCTCATGGCGCTTACCGTGGCTGTGCTCGCTTTCTGCCTGGTCTCGCTCTTCAGGCTCAAGGAGATACGGCAGGCCGCACCGGACGCGGCCCTGCTGCTAACCGGCTTTCTCTACGTGCCGCTGCTCCTTGCCCACCTGGTACTGATCAGGATGCTCCCGCACGGCGTCTCCTGGCTCTTCCTGATCATGGTCATCGTCATGGCGGGCGACAGCGCCGCCTACTACGTCGGCTCCACCTTCGGCAAAAACAGGCTTTACCCTGCGGTGAGCCCGAAAAAGAGCATCGAGGGGTCCGTGGGGGGACTCGCCGGCAGCCTGGTCGGCGCCCTGATCGCCAAGTACACCTTCTTCCCGGAGCTCTCCTT from Citrifermentans bremense harbors:
- a CDS encoding phosphatidate cytidylyltransferase, producing MKRLATAAVLLPLVILFILKSSAFQFSLLVFLLALLGLDEFYRMALPARRGEGMAAAAAGACSIFTIFSGNPVFPLMALTVAVLAFCLVSLFRLKEIRQAAPDAALLLTGFLYVPLLLAHLVLIRMLPHGVSWLFLIMVIVMAGDSAAYYVGSTFGKNRLYPAVSPKKSIEGSVGGLAGSLVGALIAKYTFFPELSFADCVATALLLGVLGQLGDLFESLIKRSCGVKDSGTIVPGHGGILDRLDSILFAAPAAYYYAYFLLR